GATGTCGAAGCGCATCAGCTCCCGCGCTCCCGACGCGTAGCGGTTCACCTCCTGCCCCGTCCTCGCATCCAGGTACATCCGGTCCAGCCCCCGCTGCTCCCCCATCATCTCCCGCGCGTAGGGGTCCGGCCGCTCGCTCGTGGCGCCCGCCGAGTCCACCACCTCGTAGACGTAGGACTTGCCCAGCAGCTCCTTCCACCGGCCCGGAACCTGCGTCGACCAGTTGCCCTCCTCGTCCCGCGTCATCGGGAAGCGCTCCACCCGCCCCTGCCGGTCCGTCACCTTCACCTGCACGCTCCTCGCGTTGCCCGCGTAGAACGTGAACGCCGCGTCCTCCCCCGAACGCCGCGCCCCCATCTTGTGGTACGTCGTCGGCGCATAGCTGGCCGTGGGCTTCGTCACGTCCAGCTTCAGGTTGTCCTCCCCCATCACCGCCCACTGGCCCTTGCCCGAGGGGCCATCCGCGATCACCCCCCACTCCCAGTCGTGGGGCAGGCCATCGTCGCTCAGCTCCACCGTCACGCCCCACTTGCCCTCCCCCAGCGGCTTCATCGCGAGGGGGCGCTCGTTCCACTGCGCGCTGTACTTCCCGCTCGCGTCCCAGCTCCCCTTCACCTGCAGGTTCGTGAGCTTGCTGTGCGGACCCGCGTCGTAGACCAGCGTCACCGTGCGCTTCACCGGCACGCTCCGCGGCGCCTTGTTCACCGCCACGGCCGCCGCCGCCCCCACCCCGCTCCCGCCCTTCCTCGACAGCGCCTCGAACGAAGACGTGTCCCGGCCCCCCACCGCGCGCGGCGACGCATCCGACGCCGCCCGAGTCACCAACGCCTTCCCCTCGGTCTTTCCCCCGGGCAGCACCGTGTTCGCCGGACGAGCCCCTCCGGCGCCTCCCCCTGCGTCCTTGAGGCCAGAAGTCCCATTCCTCTGCGAGGGATTGATCTTCGACGTGCTCATGGTCCTGCCTCTCGAGTGAAGGACGCGTGCTACATGCGCCGATGCACCCGATTGTCGGAGGCTGTAACCAAGAGTTTCCCAACAGCGCACTCCAGCGCCCTTTTCAACCCCAGGTGAGATGAATCGTCACAAGGCGTCCGAGAAGGAGGGCGTCCGGGTGCGCGAGCCCGCAAAAGCCAAGGGCTCCGAGGAGCCTGCTCCCCGAAGCCCTGGTTGTCGGATGCCGTCCAATCGCTACGGCTCGTTGCGCCGCGGCTCACCCTCCACCGCGTCCTTGATGACGCGCTTGGCGTCCTCGATCTTCTCCTTCACGTGGCCCTTGAAGGTGTCCTTCTTGCCCTCGGCTTCCAGCTCACGGTCTCCCGTGGCCACACCGACGGTCTCCTTCACCTTCCCCTTCGTCTTGTCCGTCCACTCACCCATGGCTGCCTCCTCGTGTTGGCGTACAGGACTGACTTCGCCTCGACACGAAGAAGCTAGGTACCCAGGGACATGGGGGACAACCGTCGGGCGCTCGTTCGCTCGGCCGCCACGGGGGCTAACGCAGGGCCTGACGGACGGGAAGCCCGACACCTCCCGTCCGCCAAGCCAGCGCCTCCTTACCCCAAGGAGTCCTTTGGAGCCGATCTCAGCTGCAGATCGTCTCGAGCATGATGCGGCAGACCTCGTACGGGTCGCAGTTGGCGGCCGGACGACGATCCTCGAAGTAACCCTTGCCCTCGTTCACCGTCCCCATCGGGATGCGGATGGACGAGCCGCGGTCACTGTTGCCGTAGCGGAAGACATTGATGGGCGCCGTCTCGTGCAGGCCCGTCAGGCGCTCCACGTTGTGCGCGCCGTACACCGCGATGTGCGCCTCGTGCCGCGCGCGCAGCTTCTCGCACGCCGCCTCGATGACCTTCAGGCCACCCGGCTCGCGCATCGCCTTGGTGCTCACGTTGGTGTGGCAGCCCGCCCCGTTCCAGTCACCCTTCACCGGCTTGGGGTGCAGCGTGGCGCTGATGCCGAAGTCCTCGCCCATCCGGTAGAGCAGCCAGCGCGCGAACCACAGCTCGTCGCCCATCTCCAGCGCCGTGATCGGGCCAATCTGGAACTCCCACTGCGCGGGCATCACCTCGGCGTTGGTGCCGTTGAGGTGCAGGCCCGCGCGAAGACACGCCTCGGCGTGCGCCTCCACCAGCTTGCGGCCAAACACCTCGTCACTGCCCACGCCACAGTAGTAGCCGCCCTGCGGCGCCGGGAAACCCTTCTCCGGCCAGCCCAGCGGGCGGTTGCCCTCGAAGAGCGTGTACTCCTGCTCCAGGCCGAACCACGTCTCGAACGAGGCGTACTTCTCCGCCACCGCGCGCAGGGGCGCGCGCGTGTTGCTCGGATGGGGCGAGCCATCCTGATGCATCACCTCGCACATCACCAGCACGTCCGGCGTGCCCGGGCGCAGCGGGTTGGGGATGTAGCGCACCGGCTTGAGCTGGAGGTCGCTCTTCTTGCCCTCGGCCTGGTAGGTGCTCGACCCATCGAAGCCCCAGTCCGGCAGGTCCGAGAGGCTCTTGATCTCCGGAAGCTCCACCACCTTCATCTTGGAGCGCAGCTTCGCCGTCGGCTTCTGACCGTCGATCCAGATGTACTCCGCCATCACCTTGCGCATTTCGGACTTCCTCCGGCCCTGTCGGGGGGCCTCTTGCTCCTGGACCCGCGAGGGCCCTGCTGCCTGAGCTTCATTGCAGATGTGATGCCAGCCGGTTTCCCCGCCCCTGAATCGAGGCAAGTCCGCTGAATCCTTGGAAATGAACCCCTTCAACCCCTCCCCTCTCCCCTGGATTCCTACGTTTTTGTCGGCTCCCCGGCTCTTTCCTACAAAATTGTCGGAACTCTCGGCCCCCAAGAAGCCCCGCGCCCCTCCATCCCTCTCCTCTTCCCACATCCTCGAGCCTCCACCTACCGCTCGGTCGGTCCGGTCTTCTTCGCTTGATTAGAATCCGACGCGCTCGGCCCTGCTGACGCCCGCTGACGGACAGAGATGTGGGCAACCTCCTTCCAGGAGCGCCCTTCCCCTACCTACAATTTCGTAGCTCTTGGCTTTCGGGCCGACAAAAATGTAGGAAAGAGTCTTTTGACTCTTCAGTCGATCAGGAAGGCTTTCCGGAGAGGCGGCTTTTTCCGGAAGAGGGGCGTGCATGGCGAAGCGAACGGAGGAGCAGACGGGCGAACACGCGGCCCTGGCGAGCCTGTTGGAGGTGAGCCAGGCGCTCGCGGGGGCCCATGACCTGAGGGCCGCCCTGCACCGGGTGCTCGAGCGCATCGAGCGCTACCACGGCGTGGTGCGCGGCACCGTGACGTTGATGGACCCGGACACCCAGGAGCTCTACATCGAGGCGTCCATTGGTTTGAGCTCCGAGGGCCGCGACGCCCGCTACCAACTGGGGGAGGGCATCACCGGCCGCGTGGTGCAGAGCGGCAAGCCGGTCGTCGTGCCCGAGGTCAGCCGCGAGCCGCTCTTCCTCCACCGGGCGTTCGGCGGCCGCAAGAGCGGCGCCCAGGAGTACTCCTTCATCTGCGTGCCCATCCTCCTCCACCGCAAGCCCGTGGGCGCCTTCGGCGTGGACCTCGTCTACGACAAGGAGCGCGACTTCACCGAGGAGACGCGCCTGTTCAGCGTCATCGCCTCCATGATTGGTCAGGCGCTCGCCGCGCACCAGCTCCTGGAGGACGAGCGCAAGAAGCTGCTCGAGGAGAACACCACCCTGCGCCAGGAGCTGCGCGAGCGCTACGACTTCTCCAACATCATCGGCACCAGCGGCCCCATGCGGCAGGTGTACGAGCAGATCCACCAGGTCGCTCGCACCAACACCACCGTGCTCATCCGCGGCGAGTCCGGCACCGGCAAGGAGCTCATCGCCCACGCCCTGCACTACAACTCCACCCGCGCCAAGAAGCCCTTCATCAAGGTCAACTGCGCCGCCCTGCCCGAAACCCTCATCGAGTCCGAGCTCTTCGGCTACGAGAAGGGTGCCTTCACCGGCGCCCAGGCACGCAAGCGCGGCCGCTTCGAGCTCGCCGAGGGCGGCACCCTCTTCCTCGACGAGATTGGCGAAATCAACCTCGCCACCCAGGTGAAGCTCCTGCGCGTGCTCCAGGAGCGCGAGTTCGAGCGCGTCGGAGGCATCGAGACCCTCAAGACCAACGTGCGCCTCATCGCCGCCACCAACAAGGACCTGGAGACGGCCATCGCCGAGAAGAGCTTCCGCGAGGACCTCTACTACCGCCTCAACGTCTTCACCCTCTTCATCCCGCCCCTGCGCGAGCGCAAATCCGACTTGCTGCTCTTGGCCGACCACTTCGTCGCCAAGTACGCCCACGAGCACGGCAAGAACATCCGCCGCATCTCCACCCCCGCCATCGACATGCTCGTGAGCTACCACTGGCCCGGCAACGTGCGCGAGCTGGAGAACATCATCGAGCGCTCCGTGCTCGTCTGCGACGGCAACGCCATCCACGGCCACCACCTGCCCCCCACCCTCCAGACCGCCGAGGCCTCCGAGACCGTCACCAACACCTCGCTCGCCGACGCCGTCCAGCAGTTCGAGAAGGATCTCATCCTCGACGCGCTCAAGACGACCCGCGGCAACCGCGCCAAGGCCGCCCGCCTGCTGCGCACCACCGAGCGCATCGTCAACTACAAGGTCTCCAAGTACGACATCGACTGCTCGCGCTTCCAGGGCTAGTCCCCCTCGGAAGCCCTCCCAGGTCTGCGCTCAGTTGCGCCGCGTGGGGTCCGCCAGCGCCCGCTCCACCTCGCGCATCAGCTCCTCCTCGTCGCCCCCCCTCGGACGCACCGCCGCCTCCCCCAGCTCGGAGGACCACGGCCCCACCGAGTCCGCCGCCTGCTGCGAGGCACGCTCGGTCAGCTTCTGGATGCCCCGCGCATCCACCACGTTCGTCGGATCCAGTTGATCCAACGGCGTCTGCTCCAGCCGCCCCAGCGACATCCGCTCCAGCCGGAAGCCCAGGAGCTCGGTGCCCACCTCGACGCCCACGTGGTCGATGAAGAGGCCCCGGTCCGCCACCAGCTCGTCGAAGTTGAACGTGCTCACCGACTGCGCCAGCGCGCACGCGAAGCGCTCCTCCAGCAGCGCATGCACCTCGCCGGGCTGGTTCGCCCTCGCACACCCCACCTCCCGCGCTACCCGCAGCACGCCCGCCTCGTCGCGCGGCACCTTCACCAGGAACGTGGCCCGCAGGTCCACCCGGATGCCGTCCCGGCATGACAAGCCCTGTCCCCCCCGGCGCTCCACCACCACCTTGCGCACCGAGAGGTCCAACACCTCCGCGCGCTCCACCACCGGCCACACCCACGTGCCCCCGAAGCGCACCCGAGTGG
Above is a window of Cystobacter fuscus DNA encoding:
- the glnII gene encoding glutamine synthetase GlnII — translated: MRKVMAEYIWIDGQKPTAKLRSKMKVVELPEIKSLSDLPDWGFDGSSTYQAEGKKSDLQLKPVRYIPNPLRPGTPDVLVMCEVMHQDGSPHPSNTRAPLRAVAEKYASFETWFGLEQEYTLFEGNRPLGWPEKGFPAPQGGYYCGVGSDEVFGRKLVEAHAEACLRAGLHLNGTNAEVMPAQWEFQIGPITALEMGDELWFARWLLYRMGEDFGISATLHPKPVKGDWNGAGCHTNVSTKAMREPGGLKVIEAACEKLRARHEAHIAVYGAHNVERLTGLHETAPINVFRYGNSDRGSSIRIPMGTVNEGKGYFEDRRPAANCDPYEVCRIMLETICS
- a CDS encoding CsbD family protein, translating into MGEWTDKTKGKVKETVGVATGDRELEAEGKKDTFKGHVKEKIEDAKRVIKDAVEGEPRRNEP
- a CDS encoding SPFH domain-containing protein, which encodes METVVLCAVLGVAGVCALVLGCYRRAREGEALVLVRGGEPTRVRFGGTWVWPVVERAEVLDLSVRKVVVERRGGQGLSCRDGIRVDLRATFLVKVPRDEAGVLRVAREVGCARANQPGEVHALLEERFACALAQSVSTFNFDELVADRGLFIDHVGVEVGTELLGFRLERMSLGRLEQTPLDQLDPTNVVDARGIQKLTERASQQAADSVGPWSSELGEAAVRPRGGDEEELMREVERALADPTRRN
- a CDS encoding sigma-54 interaction domain-containing protein, encoding MAKRTEEQTGEHAALASLLEVSQALAGAHDLRAALHRVLERIERYHGVVRGTVTLMDPDTQELYIEASIGLSSEGRDARYQLGEGITGRVVQSGKPVVVPEVSREPLFLHRAFGGRKSGAQEYSFICVPILLHRKPVGAFGVDLVYDKERDFTEETRLFSVIASMIGQALAAHQLLEDERKKLLEENTTLRQELRERYDFSNIIGTSGPMRQVYEQIHQVARTNTTVLIRGESGTGKELIAHALHYNSTRAKKPFIKVNCAALPETLIESELFGYEKGAFTGAQARKRGRFELAEGGTLFLDEIGEINLATQVKLLRVLQEREFERVGGIETLKTNVRLIAATNKDLETAIAEKSFREDLYYRLNVFTLFIPPLRERKSDLLLLADHFVAKYAHEHGKNIRRISTPAIDMLVSYHWPGNVRELENIIERSVLVCDGNAIHGHHLPPTLQTAEASETVTNTSLADAVQQFEKDLILDALKTTRGNRAKAARLLRTTERIVNYKVSKYDIDCSRFQG